In the genome of Cryptomeria japonica chromosome 8, Sugi_1.0, whole genome shotgun sequence, one region contains:
- the LOC131053643 gene encoding putative leucine-rich repeat receptor-like serine/threonine-protein kinase At2g24130 gives MSNGSLERWLYHLEGGRFRLNLSDRIRIAMEIAEGMAYLHHYCFVQVIHRDLKPNNVLLGDDMTSYIADFGLPNIIFGNSVDSLTSIDALKGSVGYIAPEYGIGGKLTTKGDVYSYGILILELFTRRRPTDDMFTEGINLQKWIEMHFPNRISDVVDNCLLIDAHESGTSMVIECLTQFMQIGLFCTRESPQERPDMTEIVERLNTIRGAFLDTPKTPQLPIDISPFLDNTRDINMAGSGNNEGSSTSTS, from the exons ATGTCAAATGGAAGTTTAGAGAGATGGTTGTATCATCTCGAAGGTGGTAGATTTAGATTAAATTTGAGTGATCGAATAAGGATAGCAATGGAGATAGCAGAAGGAATGGCATATCTTCACCATTATTGCTTTGTTCAAGTGATTCATCGTGACCTCAAGCCCAACAATGTCCTGTTAGGAGATGACATGACTTCATACATAGCAGATTTTGGCCTTCCCAATATTATTTTTGGCAATTCCGTGGATTCTTTGACTTCTATAGATGCACTTAAAGGATCTGTTGGCTACATTGCACCAG AATATGGAATAGGTGGAAAGCTTACTACAAAAGGAGATGTATATAGTTATGGAATTTTAATTCTAGAGTTGTTCACAAGGAGGAGACCAACAGATGATATGTTCACTGAAGGAATCAATCTACAAAAATGGATAGAAATGCATTTTCCAAATAGAATCTCAGATGTGGTGGATAATTGTTTGCTTATAGATGCTCATGAATCAGGGACATCAATGGTAATAGAATGCCTTACTCAATTTATGCAAATTGGGCTCTTTTGCACAAGGGAGTCACCTCAAGAGCGACCTGATATGACTGAGATAGTTGAGAGATTAAATACAATCAGAGGTGCATTTCTTGATACACCTAAAACTCCTCAATTACCAATAGACATCTCACCTTttcttgacaatacaagagatataaaTATGGCTGGTTCAGGGAACAATGAAGGTTCATCTACATCTACTTCCTAG
- the LOC131053631 gene encoding LRR receptor-like serine/threonine-protein kinase FLS2 — MAESHMAESSNHSDEQALMAFKAAISHDPYNSLLHWSPNHTFCNWPAITCSSRRQRVVSLNLTGMGLLGPISPFLGNLSFLRVLDLKTNSFQGHIPYQLGRLFRLRWLRLSLNNLSGSIPPEFSLLSNLEAIGLGGNKLTGIIPPFLGNMSLLKILDLSENTLQGGIPAELGMLSQLNWLNLCINNFNPSSIPLPLSNCTRLQTLELCDNNLNGPIPWEFGRLSELQKVVLWQNQLSEEIPCSVGNWTQLEALDLGINQLSGTVPLEFGKMQQLRWFYLWGNNFVSGSSGLPILTVLTNCSSLEILELGYNHLTGVLPTSVGRLSNSLSALSLDRNEIGGNIPNEIGNLTNLATLDLSANRFNGTIPSALGKLPNLERLYLEANNLQGRIPESFGQSIRLGLLSLSENMLSGQIPDSLGELAQLRDLILYRNQLSGKIPASLGKCKTLEMVDFSHNKLTGDIPPEVAGLQNLQLYFNVSNNFLQGSILEMSKMVMVLAIDLSQNNFSGVIPSALASCKGLEHLNLSWNAFEGPIPASLADLQNLQDMDLSRNNLSGMIPVTFKKMKMLRHLNLSSNKLTGEVPKEGAFATLDASEVMGNLGLCGGWINLPPCPHSNHKQPSVSKKVIIPVIVGIAILIMSLLLVVFSYILWRHSSTPALNVWPPKISYEELVDATGGFSDENLLGIGSFGSVYKGILKNGTIIVLAENAMH, encoded by the coding sequence ATGGCAGAGTCTCACATGGCAGAGTCTTCCAATCATTCTGATGAACAAGCTCTCATGGCTTTCAAAGCTGCTATCTCTCACGATCCATATAATTCCTTACTCCATTGGTCTCCCAATCACACCTTCTGTAATTGGCCTGCCATTACCTGCTCTTCTCGTCGACAGCGTGTGGTTTCCTTGAATCTCACTGGTATGGGATTACTTGGCCCCATCTCTCCCTTTCTCGGAAATCTTTCCTTCCTCAGAGTACTTGATCTCAAAACTAATAGTTTCCAGGGCCACATTCCATATCAGCTTGGAAGGCTATTTCGCTTGAGATGGCTTCGGTTGTCTTTAAACAATTTAAGTGGAAGCATTCCACCTGAATTTAGTCTTCTTTCAAATTTAGAAGCCATAGGATTAGGAGGAAACAAATTGACAGGTATTATCCCACCTTTCTTAGGAAACATGTCCCTTCTAAAGATCCTTGACTTGTCCGAAAATACACTCCAAGGTGGTATTCCTGCCGAGTTGGGTATGCTTAGTCAGCTAAACTGGCTTAATCTTTGCATCAACAACTTCAATCCGAGTTCGATCCCCCTCCCCCTTTCAAATTGCACTCGTCTCCAAACTTTGGAGCTCTGTGATAACAACTTAAACGGCCCAATTCCATGGGAGTTTGGAAGGCTGTCAGAGCTGCAAAAAGTGGTTTTGTGGCAAAATCAACTCAGTGAAGAAATACCCTGCTCAGTGGGGAATTGGACTCAGTTGGAAGCGCTGGATCTGGGGATCAACCAACTGAGCGGCACAGTGCCCCTGGAATTTGGTAAAATGCAGCAGCTGAGATGGTTTTATTTGTGGGGAAATAATTTTGTAAGTGGAAGCAGCGGTCTGCCTATTCTAACAGTGCTAACTAATTGCTCCAGCTTGGAAATTCTTGAATTGGGATATAATCATCTCACTGGCGTCTTGCCCACTTCAGTTGGTCGCCTTTCAAATTCACTCTCTGCTTTATCTTTGGACAGAAATGAAATTGGGGGAAACATACCAAATGAGATTGGTAACCTAACAAACCTGGCAACATTAGATCTAAGTGCAAACCGATTCAATGGGACCATTCCATCTGCACTTGGCAAACTTCCAAATCTGGAAAGATTATATCTAGAGGCAAACAATTTGCAGGGAAGAATTCCAGAAAGTTTTGGACAATCAATAAGGCTTGGATTGTTGTCACTCAGTGAGAATATGCTTTCAGGCCAAATTCCAGATAGTCTTGGCGAGCTTGCACAATTAAGAGACCTTATTCTTTATCGCAATCAACTATCAGGCAAAATACCTGCCAGTTTAGGGAAATGTAAGACATTGGAGATGGTGGACTTTTCCCACAACAAACTAACAGGAGACATACCTCCTGAAGTTGCAGGTCTTCAAAATCTCCAGTTGTATTTCAATGTTTCCAACAATTTCTTGCAAGGTTCTATTTTGGAAATGAGTAAAATGGTTATGGTTTTAGCTATAGATCTTTCTCAAAACAATTTCTCGGGTGTCATTCCTAGTGCACTAGCAAGCTGCAAGGGTTTGGAACATCTAAATCTTTCTTGGAATGCATTTGAGGGGCCAATCCCTGCATCACTAGCAGATCTGCAAAATCTGCAGGACATGGATCTTTCTCGCAATAATTTGTCAGGTATGATACCGGTGACTTTCAAAAAGATGAAAATGCTCCGACATCTCAATCTCTCTTCAAACAAGTTGACTGGAGAGGTCCCAAAGGAAGGAGCTTTCGCAACACTCGATGCCTCAGAAGTTATGGGAAATCTTGGCCTCTGTGGTGGATGGATAAACTTGCCACCATGCCCTCATTCCAATCACAAACAGCCATCAGTCTCCAAAAAGGTGATTATTCCTGTCATAGTAGGCATTGCAATTTTGATCATGtctcttctattggtagtattttcTTATATATTATGGAGACATTCTAGTACCCCTGCTCTCAATGTATGGCCTCCAAAAATTTCATATGAAGAACTTGTAGATGCAACTGGTGGGTTTAGTGATGAAAATCTGTTAGGAATTGGTAGCTTTGGGTCAGTTTATAAAGGGATTCTAAAGAATGGTACAATTATTGTTTTAGCAGAGAATGCAATGCATTAA